The window agatagACAGTCGAAACCTGCAAGGCCAACAAAAATGGGATTCCGCCTGTTGTTGAATCCCCCTTTGCCTGATGCACCGAACAGCTTCCGATATGGCGGGGTATAGATATGAGCAATCACCAAATCCTGCTACCGGGGAATACACCGCCTCTTGCTCTCCACGGACAAGGATCGAGCTTCCTGGTTCCAATTTTCCGTCCCAGCGGCGTCGTTTCAGGGTGTTTTCTCGGACAAGCCAAGCTTCTCGACGGAATGGATTTGTATGGATTTGTAAACGTTGCACCAAAAACGCAGAATTCCGGTCCCGCCAAAAGGAATAGTATCGGCCATGGTGGGGTGTTTTTTTGCTCTGTTAAAGATTCGGGATCCACTTTTTGGCGATGACGGAAGAATCCCGCATTCGCATATCGATTggagagcttcttggagcttcGTCGGAGAAAAATCTTGCCCTTTGCACGACCAATTGGTCTCCGACTTTTGTCACACACTCTCTTAGCCATGATTCGAATACCGACGCTGCGACAATTTGCGACCAGGTCGgtgcgctgcgctgctcgtGGCGCCGTGCAGCAGCGTCGCTGGGCGCAAGTCCACGATGTTCGATTCCTGACGACGCAGCCCTCGCAGGTGATTCTCGAAAAGTACCGCGAGAAGCTTCACAAAAAGGCATCGCAGGAGGGCCACGGAAGCATCGACGACCTCAAAGCGGCATACGCGGACAAGATACAGGAGCAGCGCAAGAAGGACGCCGTGGATGTGCCCCCAATCGTGGAAGAGTTGACAGGAACTGCCATTCCCCAGACCGAGGGTACACCAGTCTCACAACCCAAtgcgccctcgtcgtcgcccttAAAGCCTACTCCGAAAAAggcctcttcatcaagcGAAAAGCCCGCCATCAAGCCTCTCGACGATATCCTCGACCTCGAAAAGGTCGCCGAGCTACCCGAGAAGGAACTCACAGCCATCTGGCGCCTCCGCCACGCCTCCTCACCGCAGACTCTATGCGCCGTCATCCCCGCGCCGGCATACCAAGCGATGGACTCTCTCGCCCGCAGCAACCCCTACTTCGTGCTCCCGGTGCCGCACGAGAGCCAAGGCGCGGAAATGCACTTTATGCAGTGGACCTTTGACGCGGCGTCCAAGACCAGCACGGTGCTGTTCACGCAGCTGGCCGAGTACAAGGCCCGAGGCGAGTTTGCGCAGCCACACACCACGGTGACGCATCACCTCGACTTGATAAAGGATAAGGGCCTGGTTTTGATGCAGGGACAGGTCATGGAGGGGAGGAATGTGCAGCCGGACCACGCAAAGTGGCTGGTCATGTGCTTGCAGCGATTCTACGGTGGATGGGAGCAAAAgggcgacgagctggacgGACAGAGGAAAGAGAGGGCGGAAGAGAGGCAAAAGCTATTGGAGTGGTTTACCAACGGCGACCCGAGATTCAGCATTGAGAAGCTGCTAGAAGAGGCGGAGAGAATGGGATGATTTCGCCTATTCAAAATCAGGCTGATGACATTAGGATCAGTTGTACAATCTGGTGGGATCATTTACTGCTATAAGCACCgggatatatatacacgGATAGACGAGACGGAATCTCATTCATGTAGGCTTGTCGATTGGATACTAGATGGGGGCATCGAATGGGTCATACACGACCCAAATTGTACAATAATATGTAAAGAATTTCAAACAAATAAAATACATTGATATATCAATACACACCACAGCCCTCCCAACGCCCGCTTTTGCTCGCGCGCCCATCCACCCCCTCACAGCTTCGCCTTTGGCGTCtccgcctcatcctccttcttggcctgctcCTTCAGCACCCTCCGCAGAATCTTGCCCGCCTGCGACTTGGGCACCTCCTTGATGAAGCGCACGCCCCCGCGCAGCTTCTTGGGCGGCGCAACTTTGGCATTGAGCCACTCGATGATGTCCTTGGCCGTGGCCTCTGTCTCCGCGACGCCGGGCTTGAGCACGACGTAGGCGCGCGGGATCTCGGTGTGCTGCTCCTTGTCCCAGACGCCAATGACGCAGACGTCGGCGATGTCTTCGCGGCCGTGGAGCTTGGATTCGAGCTCTGCAGGGGGGACTTGGAAGCCCTCTGGAAGTGGACAATAATTAGTCTTGAGTAAAGTCTTGGATAATAGTTGGATTGGGGAGAAAACGTACTGTACTTGATGAGCTCCTTCTTGCGATCTGTAATGTAGAAATGGCCCTGGGGACAGCAGTAGAAGATGTCGCCTGTTCGGTACCAGCCGTCGGTAAAGGTTTCGCTGTGGAGGTCAGGCCTGTTCCAATACCCCGGGAAAACGTTTGGTCCTTTCAGGAGAAGTTCGCCGGCCTAAGAAATATTCATGTCATTAGGATGCcacaaaaaggagaagaaaaaaaaggaaaagaatccCTTCACTCACCTCGTTATAACCCAGCTCCTTGCCGTCCTCATCCACAATCTTGGCCTCCATATTGGGAAACAGCCTTCCCACCGAGCCCTGGAACTTCATCCACTCCTCCGACAGCTGCACCATGCACGCAGGCGACGTCTCGGAAAGGCCATAGCCCTGCTTGACGCCAATCTTTAGGCGATCCCAGACCGCCACGGCCAGCTCCTTGCTCAGCGGCGCGGCGGCCGAGTTGATCCAGCGCATCGACGACAAGTCGTACTTTGACACGACTGGGTGCTTGCCCAGGGCGAGCACGACGGGCGGCGGCACGTACATGAAGGTGAGGCGGTGGTCCTGGATGAGGCGGCAGGCCTTTTCGACGTCGAACTTGGGCAGGACGATGCAGGTGACGCCGACGCTCATGGTTGTGCCCAACACGACCATTAAGCCCTGGACTGTGTGAGCACAGAGACATATATTTTGGGAGAAGCAGACTTACGTAGATGTGGAAAAATGGAAGAAGGCCAAGTTGGGAGTCGGAGTCGTAGTTCAGGAGCTTCTCCTCGCGGCCCATCTGCATGGCTTGAGCAACGATGTTGTAATGGGTGAGCATCACGCCCTTGGGTAGTCCGGTGGTTCCCTATTAACAACATAGAATCGTTAGCCCTCCCCCTTTAACTGCAGCTTCATTCTGGTATAGTTCCACGCTTACCGAGCTGTAGACGAGATACGCCAGATCCTTCTTGGGGTCAATCACCGCCTTCTGAGGCTGCACCTTTGCCCCCCTGGCAGTGATATCCGTCCAATGCCTATGAACTCCCGTCTCATCCCGGCCCTctcccagcagcaagatccTCTCCGCCGACAAgcccgccagcgccgccgccttgcGCGCAATGTCCAAGAACGGCTTCTGCGTAATGAGAGCCTTTGCGCCAGAGTCTttgagctgctgcgccagcTCCTCGGGCGTGTACGTGGGATTGGCAGGGCTCGCCACGCCGCCGGCCCAGTGGACGGCGAAGTTGACTACCGGCACGTCAATGTTGTTGGGCGTGAAGAGGCCCATGACATGGCCCTTTTTCCAGTTGAGCACATGGCTGAGGCCCTTGCCGAATTCAAGGGCCAGGCGCTTGACGTCGCTGTGAGAGTAAGATTTGCCAGTGTCACAATCGACAAAGATGGCTGATGAAATGATGAGCAAGACGTTAGCTGGGCTGATTGTAGAGAAGGAGTTTGTGCTCGAATATACTAACGCTTGTCGGCAGGGTAATTCCTGGGCGCCTCCACGTAGTGCGTCCATGTATCGGCGTCTGGGACCTTGACCGGTGTGAATAGCGAGGAGATAGGCATTGTGGTGGTGAGAAGACAATCTCTGCTGTCCGTTCAGATGCTGTTACGgagggcaaaaagaaaaagaagagccaaTGAAGATGTCTActactttaaaaataaatctggccaccaaaaaaagagaagccgCAAAAAATGTAATCCCAAAGCGCTGACGTTGGAACGCCAAAGTCTCGTCTTTTTAACTCTTGGGTTACAAATCGAACAGATAAGCTGATCGCAATAGGACGGGATGCCCACCACGGCGGAGGCAGCGCAGTTATTTAAATGGAATTATGCTAGTGGGACGAACAAGAGCCGTAACACGCATCCCACCCCCGGCAACTTTTGCACTTTGTATGCCTGGCAGTCGACGACCTAATTCAACTCCATGCCGCATCGCCGCCGACATAGGTTTAAGCTCATTCAATGGATCCCCTTTTCCGGGCGCCCTAGTCTTAGCGGGCCATATGGCGCAAACTACGCGTGTAGCCCAGCCTTTGCCAGCTTTTACGCTGGGAATCAACTGTTTAAAGTGCCACAGGTTGGTGCCCATCGGATCCTCGGAGAATACAGGGGAGGTTGCGGTGGAGTCTTTTCTGCTTTGGACCTCGGCGCCGTGACGGGTCTTGTGGAGAAGGCTTGAGCCGGCGTTGGGGTCATTTTTTGCCCCTGTGTTGGAGCAGTTGGAGCAGAAATGCGGGGAAGCGTCAACATATAAGGGGAAATCTATCTTTGAGCATTGGGTAATGAAGGCAAATAAATCAGTATGAGTACGATACTCTGTAGCTGTGCAATGAAGCAATATAGATACACACACTGCAATCAGAGGTACTATCAGTATATGTTGGGTGGGTGCCACGGACGTTGCATGCCAAGTGTCACTTGTCCGCATAGAAGCTACCGCACTATCTGAATTCGTACGAAGCAGCAGGATCTTACACTTATGAGTTTCGCGAAAACAAGAGTGAGAAATAAGGACAAGGCGAGCCAGCTCCGGCGAATCAAGTCACGATAGTCCCAGCTACTGCACAGCACATAGGCCTCTAAGCAATTACCAATCCGCCAGTGTACCAAGAATAGTGCTGCTAATACGTATACTAGTTTGGGAATGCCTATTCAGCACTCGCAAGTGCAATTGCAGCCTGGCGGCCTATCTGTCAGAGAACCGACATTAGCAGCTTTCCCAACTCAAAGAAATTCGGCACATGGCGGTAATAAGCAGAATTTATCTGCCTCTGAACGCGCATATGCGGCCTTTCGAGCTTTCAAGACCGAGCTATTCCCGCGCCTATTTGCTTACGGAATGCATGCTTACGGTAAACTGTCCGACGGCTAttcgcaaaaaaagaactcCGCGGATTTACACTTCTTGATTCAGACAGCCCAAGTCCGTACACTATAAAGACATATATGCCCTCAAGGTTGATATCACTTTGCATATAGCTACACACGCTAGCTGCCACGCTTTGCCAGTATTGCCACTGCTGTCGCTTCTGCCGTGTTGCGATATACAGATGTAGCTGCATAGGTGGAACAAGCAGTGTAAAAATCCAAGACGTTTTCAAGTATATACTCTATATACAtggaaaaaaacacaaatcAGCAGCCATCTAGGATTAAAGTCTTTGGGCAATATATATCCAAGCTCTTAAACCTAGCCCATTGCATAGCATCCATTCAAATCCAAACTCCTATTTTATTAGACAAACTCCCACCCCCCTTTTTGGACCAAaaataggtaggtagtcccagccaagaagagaaCAGATTGACCAACTTGACCTACCCCCAGCCCATCGAATGAATCATGTCAAATAACCCCCAGGGTATCATACCAAGgtaaaaacaaagaaattcccaaggtaaaaaaaaaaggcataaACAACTCCCTattcgccgccgctgctgccactgctcgACTCCATCAACTCCATCGTCTCCACAGCCTCGGCTGGTACCCACTCTTGCACGGCATCGCAGCCCTCCGGGATCCTGCAAACGTCCCGAGCGGCGCCGCACGTCTTCCACAGCACCTCGCGGATTTCTCGAAATACCTGGTCGGGCGCATCCATGGACCAGATGACGTCCAGGTGCTGGTACTCGGCAATCGTCTTGCTGTGCACCACCCGCACGTGCGGCTCGCGGCCGGCCTCGAAGCGTTGAAGAAGGCGCTGGCCGTCCACCAGCTGATCGTCGCCGCAAATCCACAGCGCGAACGGAGGCACCTGCTCGTTGTACCACGCGGTAGAGCCCTTGATGTGGTGGCGtcgtcgatgctgctgctgctgctgctgctgctgctgctgctgctgctgctgatgcttggcttgcgatgatgatggtgatgcttCCTCATGAGCTCCAGCACGCTCTGCCTCCGGATCCGGCACCGCATCAGCGTCCATGCTCTCTTCAGCCTTCAGAACCTCCTTGGTCGCCAAGATGCACTTGTGCTGCGCAAAGCACTCGCGCCCCAGCCACCACCGCATCGACTCGGCGCTGACATAGACGGGCGCAAACTGGAACATGCGATCCCGCAGCCCGCGGTCCCAGCGCTCGTCCGTCCAGCCAAACAGGAACGAAAAGACCTTGTAGCCCAGCCAGCCGTACAGCCGCGGGTCCAGCAGCGCgtgcatctgcatcatgAAGGGGATAAAGGCGTGGATGCCAAACATGAGCCGGAACATGGCCGGCGAGATGATGCGCATAAACTTAAAGTACATCTTGCCGATGAGCGGTCCCGCGTAGGCCGCCGGAGCCAGCGCGCAGAAGACGGTCAGCTTCTCGCCCAGGTCGGGGCGCTGCTCCTTTGCCAGCGCGACGAGCGTCTGCGTGGTCCCCTGCGAGTGGCAGACGAGGCCAATCTTTGCGAAGCCGGTTTCGTGCAGGACGCGCGAGACGAGCGCCGGCAGGTCAAAGACGCCCATCTGCCGGATGTTCCAGCACCACATGCGCGGATCGCTGTACTCGAGCAGGACGTGCTTTGGCTTGAAGCCGCAGCGGTTGTTGCCCAGCCACACGTCGAATCCCGATTTGCAGAGCCAAAACGCCAGGCTCTGGTCGTCGTTGCAGCAATAGGCCCCGGAGCTCTGCAGCAAGCCGTGCATCAGCAGCACGGGGAacttgcgcttcttgcttGAATCTTCCGAGCCCGAGGCTGGGCCGTCGAAGATTGTTGGGCCGAGTTTCTCTCTGCTCGTCTTGTCTAAGGGGGTGTATTCCTTGGGATCGTAGACGTGCCAAAGGTCTATGACGAAGCCATCTTCCGTCTCGACTTCAAACTCCTCCACGTCGAGACCAACTCTGCGCGCATAGTAGCCGACATTGCAGATAATGGGGTCTTTGCCGCCCTCTTTTGGCGGATATTCGTCCACTATTGTTTCGTTTTCGACGTCAACATCTCTCTGCGCTCCTCTAGGATCCCATtcgttttccttttcttttcttctggcGGCGTTTTGGAGCTCCTCCTCGTGAAACGGCCGCTTCTTATCCTGACCCGGCAGAAACAACCTCTTACACCAGCCCGGGATGGACGTAAACAGCGAACCGAGCACAATCACGCCAAGGAATTCCAGGCTCAGAACAAACGACGTTGCCCGAAATAAGTAGCATTGGATGTTCCGTAGCCAAGACGGCGGGCCGTACAGCGGCAAAGGTGGAAACAAGGGGTTTGTGTGCGACGGAGGCATGGTCCGCTTCAACGTTTCTTGCTCCGACTGCTGCCAAGACGGTTCATCATGGCTCTCGGCCCCATGATGGTTTTTTCGAGCGTCTTCTCCATTGTGGTGGCCTGAGCCTGACGCTTTCTCCTGATTCTCGGCTCCCGATTGCgtctctgcttcttgcgACAGTGTCTGCGTCAAGTCCTCGCGCAGCACATTCAGCTTGTGAGCTTCATCTAGAGGCACGCCCGGCAAACGGTTGCCATCCGAAGTGACGATGACGGGATCCTGCGGTGTGACAAAGTCTGCCTGGACAGCGACGGCCGGCGAAGAGTCGTCTGACCGCTGATGCGACAGTTTCTCGGACTGTTTTGTGAACGCAACCGCCTGCTGTGCGACCTCGGATGCCGTCGACGGGGGCGAAATGACGCCGCACTCTGCTGTGCTTAGGGGATCTTCGTGGCCCATTTCTAACCAATGGGCAGCTATTAATGGTGAGTTGCTTTGTCTGTGAATTTTTGTTTCAACTTTGTCTCTTATAGACCGAGGAATAGAGCCTTGTTTGTAGGGTATCGTTGTTATCGTCGCAGACCCTCGCCAGCAACAGTAGAGAACAATGACATCAATTTGTAGATCATGCCACTAGCCAGTCGCTGCTAAATTGGTCTCTATTACTCTGCTCAAGTGTAAAATACACAAAAAGATGATTTTTGTCGAGAATAAAGTCTGTATCTGACAAACGAGCGTATAGACAAAAAGCTCATGCGGTTATTCTCAGACGTGCATATGGGACAAAAAACTCCAACATGCAAAACATCGAGATAAAATGCGGTGagcgaagagagaagggagTGGAAAAAAAACTGAGATCTAAATCTAGGAACCCCGTAGAACCGGTTTTCCAGAAGTTGCCTACATTGGAAAGCCATTTAGGATATGTGACGCAATCGAGTTGCGAATCAAGAAGAGACGATCCCTGTTAGCGAGCTCCATAATATCATTCCCCTTTTCTCCACGCAGTGTAATATCTGTTTGCGgattttttaatttttttttttttagcttgTGAGACACACTTGATTCAGTCCTTGGCTTTCGCCTTGGTGGTGGCAGTGCTGACTTGAAAGGGGAGTACGTGTATTAAATAGTCGAGTTCTATCTACAGATTAAAAATCCATACGGCGCCTTTAACGAAGCAGCATTAAGCATCCAAAGATGGTATATGATGTACGTAGATATGCACTTTATAACAATGCTATTCAGTTTGTGTAGACTCTACCCGTTCCTGGTTCCTCGGTCCCAGATAGGGCGATTGGCGCTAGTAGCTCGGTGTAAGTTGCATGGCAATAGCATAGCAGTATGCTGCACTTTCGCCGCTATTAATTCTAAATATCAAAATCATCCAATGTCTTGTGAATCTACAAATTGCTTACATATAATCCATTGCCTGTAGCCGCCAATGCCTTGGCAACGCCGTCCCGGTGGAGCAGTCCATAGTCAGGAGAGCTGAGCGCAAATCTGGGGTTCTCAGTCCCCCAATGCCGAGGCTGCCACGGCTACAGCCGAGCCACAGGCGCTTAGTGGCATCTGCAGCGACACGAACACGCCTGGCATCTGCATGCAGGCCGCTCTGATtcccagctcagctcagctcagctcagcagcatcgcatcgcatcgcagcGCGCCCAACACGCGCCGAGTCCAATTGTCTGCGATCCCGCCGATCTTCTTTCCTCAGCCGTCTTTGACTGTCCTGCCCGCGTCTCTTGTCTGCTGCCAGCGCCATGATCCAGCGGCCGCGGGGTGCTTGTTTAAACTGCGAAATCTAAGAAACCCGACAACTCCTTTCTACAGCCAACCGACGGCTCCTTGCGCCGACTTCGCCCCCCTCCTCGAACCGAACCGCCGTGCATCTTGCaccgaagaaaaaaaaaaaaaaaaaaaagctccaGAAACCGTTCCAACATGGCTGTCTCAGACGGAGCGCCTGTCGTGTCGCACAAGAGACGGAACCGCAGGCGGCGTCAGGACAAGCcggccatcaccgccagACTCGTGCTCGACGACCGCACCAAGGGCGACGTTGGCTTCTTGTCGGACGACTTGTTTTCCGACCTCTTCCCGCATCTCGCAAATGGTAAGCCAACCTGACGGCAATGCGCATGAGCAGACAGATGtatcctgctgctgctgaacgAGATCGATCCTAACGACACGCCCAGATCCCAACGACGAGCTCGTCGACGATGTCCACCACGTTGCCGTCGCGCCATGGGCCCCGAATGCGAATCCCGTCGAAATGGCCTGGTCCGTCGTTCCGGTTCTACGGTCTGGCGACTTGTCCCACTCGACCATCCAgttctcgccctcgtcgtcggcgctTCAGAGCTTCGCCATGACCCTGCAACAGGTGGCCCCTTCGAAGCTgtccagccacagccgcagcggcattgagatcctcgtcctcgacgtGGCCCCCCTTCCGCTGGACACGGTCTTTGTCAACCTGGAAAGTGAATTGACAAAACGGCTGGAGAGCGGCGAGGGCACCTTTTACAAGGACCATCCGACGAGCCCCAATGCAAAGGACGTTGCCAACATGACGCCCGAGGAGCGTGTGGCCACGGCGCTCAGGGCAGCTCTCAGCACCCTCAAGATTGTCCATTCCGGCGACTTGTTCccgctgcctctgccgccgcaTCCCGTCACGCACCTGCCGCCGAACCCGGGCAAGATTATGCTTTGCGAGCCCGTGGCCCAGGGCATCCTGACGGAATCTACAAAGATTGTGCTGATGAGAGGGAGGGGCATCCACCGGAGACAGGCCCGTCCGGCGGCATCAATGACCTCTGACCAGCAGCTCAACGGcaatgacgacgaggacggcaCCAACGACCAGTTCTTCTCGGCTGCCGAAGAGCGCGACCGGCCCGACGCCGTTACCGACGACGCGGTGGCAGCTACAGAGACGGACACCGATTTCTCGGGCTCAGAGCAAGACGAGGAGCTTTCGGATGATTCAATGGACGAAGTCATCTCGCTAGAGGCCCC is drawn from Trichoderma atroviride chromosome 7, complete sequence and contains these coding sequences:
- a CDS encoding uncharacterized protein (BUSCO:EOG092D3T99), which gives rise to MIRIPTLRQFATRSVRCAARGAVQQRRWAQVHDVRFLTTQPSQVILEKYREKLHKKASQEGHGSIDDLKAAYADKIQEQRKKDAVDVPPIVEELTGTAIPQTEGTPVSQPNAPSSSPLKPTPKKASSSSEKPAIKPLDDILDLEKVAELPEKELTAIWRLRHASSPQTLCAVIPAPAYQAMDSLARSNPYFVLPVPHESQGAEMHFMQWTFDAASKTSTVLFTQLAEYKARGEFAQPHTTVTHHLDLIKDKGLVLMQGQVMEGRNVQPDHAKWLVMCLQRFYGGWEQKGDELDGQRKERAEERQKLLEWFTNGDPRFSIEKLLEEAERMG
- a CDS encoding uncharacterized protein (EggNog:ENOG41~TransMembrane:1 (o234-256i)), coding for MPISSLFTPVKVPDADTWTHYVEAPRNYPADKPIFVDCDTGKSYSHSDVKRLALEFGKGLSHVLNWKKGHVMGLFTPNNIDVPVVNFAVHWAGGVASPANPTYTPEELAQQLKDSGAKALITQKPFLDIARKAAALAGLSAERILLLGEGRDETGVHRHWTDITARGAKVQPQKAVIDPKKDLAYLVYSSGTTGLPKGVMLTHYNIVAQAMQMGREEKLLNYDSDSQLGLLPFFHIYGLMVVLGTTMSVGVTCIVLPKFDVEKACRLIQDHRLTFMYVPPPVVLALGKHPVVSKYDLSSMRWINSAAAPLSKELAVAVWDRLKIGVKQGYGLSETSPACMVQLSEEWMKFQGSVGRLFPNMEAKIVDEDGKELGYNEAGELLLKGPNVFPGYWNRPDLHSETFTDGWYRTGDIFYCCPQGHFYITDRKKELIKYKGFQVPPAELESKLHGREDIADVCVIGVWDKEQHTEIPRAYVVLKPGVAETEATAKDIIEWLNAKVAPPKKLRGGVRFIKEVPKSQAGKILRRVLKEQAKKEDEAETPKAKL
- a CDS encoding uncharacterized protein (EggNog:ENOG41~TransMembrane:3 (o175-198i482-502o508-525i)~MEROPS:MER0208659); its protein translation is MGHEDPLSTAECGVISPPSTASEVAQQAVAFTKQSEKLSHQRSDDSSPAVAVQADFVTPQDPVIVTSDGNRLPGVPLDEAHKLNVLREDLTQTLSQEAETQSGAENQEKASGSGHHNGEDARKNHHGAESHDEPSWQQSEQETLKRTMPPSHTNPLFPPLPLYGPPSWLRNIQCYLFRATSFVLSLEFLGVIVLGSLFTSIPGWCKRLFLPGQDKKRPFHEEELQNAARRKEKENEWDPRGAQRDVDVENETIVDEYPPKEGGKDPIICNVGYYARRVGLDVEEFEVETEDGFVIDLWHVYDPKEYTPLDKTSREKLGPTIFDGPASGSEDSSKKRKFPVLLMHGLLQSSGAYCCNDDQSLAFWLCKSGFDVWLGNNRCGFKPKHVLLEYSDPRMWCWNIRQMGVFDLPALVSRVLHETGFAKIGLVCHSQGTTQTLVALAKEQRPDLGEKLTVFCALAPAAYAGPLIGKMYFKFMRIISPAMFRLMFGIHAFIPFMMQMHALLDPRLYGWLGYKVFSFLFGWTDERWDRGLRDRMFQFAPVYVSAESMRWWLGRECFAQHKCILATKEVLKAEESMDADAVPDPEAERAGAHEEASPSSSQAKHQQQQQQQQQQQQQQHRRRHHIKGSTAWYNEQVPPFALWICGDDQLVDGQRLLQRFEAGREPHVRVVHSKTIAEYQHLDVIWSMDAPDQVFREIREVLWKTCGAARDVCRIPEGCDAVQEWVPAEAVETMELMESSSGSSGGE